The Altererythrobacter sp. CAU 1644 genome has a window encoding:
- a CDS encoding class I SAM-dependent methyltransferase, with amino-acid sequence MPGIEDWQGQVGETWASEWLRTDRSFSNLTPQLVDRVLRREFTHALDIGCGAGELSIRVAGARPEAQVLGVDVNESLIATARERAGGSSNLAFEIHDAGRWTPPEEARPQSLFSRHGVMFFDDPVAAFENLRAAASPLGAALTFSCFRSLSDNPFFTQIGALLPKGEDLADPTAPGPFAFADRDRVASILTDAGWRDIEFERIDFEMIAGAGVDPVGDACAYFNRIGPAARALAGMPEEERPPIRAKIAELAASNLRDGKVAMMASVWIVTASTN; translated from the coding sequence ATGCCGGGTATCGAGGATTGGCAAGGACAGGTCGGGGAGACCTGGGCGAGCGAATGGCTCCGGACGGATCGTAGCTTCAGCAATCTTACGCCGCAATTGGTTGACCGGGTGCTGCGGCGCGAATTCACGCATGCGCTCGATATCGGGTGCGGCGCAGGCGAGTTGTCGATACGGGTCGCAGGCGCCCGGCCAGAGGCGCAGGTACTGGGCGTCGATGTCAATGAATCGCTGATCGCCACCGCACGCGAACGAGCCGGCGGTTCGTCCAACCTCGCGTTCGAGATCCATGACGCTGGCAGATGGACTCCTCCCGAGGAAGCGCGACCGCAATCACTGTTTTCGCGCCACGGTGTGATGTTCTTCGATGACCCCGTAGCGGCATTCGAGAATTTGCGCGCGGCCGCATCACCCTTAGGGGCGGCGCTCACCTTCTCATGTTTCCGCTCGCTGTCCGACAACCCGTTCTTCACGCAGATCGGTGCGTTGTTGCCCAAGGGCGAGGACCTGGCCGACCCCACGGCCCCGGGACCGTTCGCCTTTGCCGACAGAGATCGCGTCGCGAGCATTCTGACGGACGCGGGCTGGCGGGACATCGAGTTCGAGCGGATCGACTTTGAGATGATAGCGGGAGCGGGGGTAGACCCGGTCGGGGACGCTTGCGCCTATTTCAACCGCATCGGTCCTGCCGCGCGCGCGCTGGCGGGAATGCCCGAGGAAGAGCGCCCGCCCATTCGCGCGAAGATCGCCGAACTCGCGGCGAGCAATCTTCGCGACGGCAAGGTAGCCATGATGGCCTCGGTCTGGATCGTCACAGCCTCTACAAATTGA
- the alaS gene encoding alanine--tRNA ligase, producing MTSTNDIRRSFLDYFGGNDHAEVPSAPLVPYNDPTLMFVNAGMVPFKNAFTGLETPPAPRAASSQKCVRAGGKHNDLDNVGYTARHHTFFEMLGNFSFGDYFKEQAIIHAWTLLTKEWGISPERLTATVYHTDDEAFDLWRKISGLPEERIIRIPTKDNFWAMGSDGPCGPCSEIFFDHGDHIFGGPPGSPDEDGDRFVEIWNLVFMQFEQTADEITGELPKPSIDTGMGLERIAAVMQGVHDNYDTDTFKALISASEGLTGVKAEGEQQASHRVIADHLRSTSFLMADGVLPSNEGRGYVLRRIMRRAMRHAHLLGAKEPLMHRLVPALVTEMGQAYPELQRGQALIEEVLEREETQFRKTLEKGLRLLDEATGSMGDGGELDGETAFKLYDTYGFPYDLTEDALRSRGIGVDRAGFDAAMERQKAAARAAWKGSGQAADSEVWFDIAEREGASEFTGYTSTSGEGNVVAIVKDGAEVQSAQAGDEVVVLTNQTPFYGESGGQTGDAGTISNNAGLRARVTDTGKPLGRLHAHHVTVEAGEIAVGNTIHLEVDVARRDRIRANHSATHLVHAALRNQLGGHVTQKGSLVADDRFRFDFSHPKPLSAEDIAAIEAEVNAEIRANEPVGTTLMSPDEAVEAGALALFGEKYGDEVRVLSMGRKGGEGRNYSVELCGGTHVKATGDIGVFRIVSEGAVSSGVRRIEALTGEAARRWLVEREEALKEAAGAIRATPEEVPGRIAALLDERKRLEKELADAKKALALGGGGSSDAQAAADEEIGGVKFSGQVIEGLNPKELRPLLDDAKNRLGSGVAAICAVNEGKAAFAAAVTDDLTDRFSAVDLVRAGVEALGGKGGGGRPDMAQGGGPDGSKAAEAIAAVKAVLSS from the coding sequence ATGACGTCTACCAACGATATCCGCCGGTCCTTCCTCGATTACTTTGGCGGCAACGACCATGCCGAAGTGCCGAGCGCGCCGCTCGTGCCGTACAACGACCCGACGCTGATGTTCGTCAATGCGGGCATGGTCCCGTTCAAGAATGCCTTCACCGGGCTGGAAACCCCGCCTGCGCCGCGCGCCGCCAGTTCGCAGAAGTGCGTACGCGCCGGAGGCAAGCACAACGACCTCGACAATGTCGGCTATACCGCCCGGCATCACACCTTCTTCGAGATGCTCGGCAACTTCTCCTTCGGCGATTATTTCAAGGAGCAGGCGATCATCCATGCCTGGACCTTGCTGACGAAGGAATGGGGCATCTCGCCCGAGCGGTTGACCGCGACAGTCTACCACACGGATGACGAGGCCTTCGACCTCTGGCGCAAGATTTCGGGCCTGCCCGAAGAACGCATCATTCGCATCCCGACCAAGGACAATTTCTGGGCGATGGGTTCGGATGGCCCCTGTGGTCCGTGCTCGGAAATCTTCTTCGACCACGGCGATCATATTTTCGGCGGCCCTCCAGGTAGTCCGGACGAGGATGGCGATCGCTTCGTCGAGATCTGGAACCTCGTCTTCATGCAGTTCGAGCAGACCGCAGACGAGATCACCGGCGAACTGCCCAAGCCGTCGATCGATACCGGCATGGGCCTCGAGCGCATCGCCGCGGTCATGCAGGGCGTGCACGACAATTACGACACGGATACCTTCAAGGCGCTGATATCGGCGAGCGAAGGGCTGACCGGCGTTAAGGCCGAGGGCGAGCAACAGGCCAGCCATCGCGTCATCGCCGATCACCTGCGCTCGACCAGTTTCCTGATGGCAGATGGCGTGCTGCCCTCGAATGAAGGGCGCGGATATGTCCTGCGCCGTATTATGCGCCGGGCCATGCGCCATGCCCATCTGCTCGGCGCAAAGGAGCCGCTGATGCACCGGCTCGTACCGGCGCTGGTCACCGAGATGGGCCAGGCCTATCCCGAACTACAGCGCGGACAGGCGCTGATCGAGGAAGTTCTCGAGCGCGAGGAAACGCAGTTTCGCAAGACGCTCGAAAAGGGTCTTCGCCTGCTCGACGAAGCGACCGGCAGCATGGGTGACGGCGGCGAACTCGATGGCGAGACCGCGTTCAAGCTCTACGATACCTACGGTTTCCCCTATGACCTGACCGAGGATGCCCTGCGCTCGCGCGGGATCGGCGTCGACCGGGCCGGTTTCGATGCCGCAATGGAGCGCCAGAAGGCCGCCGCGCGCGCTGCGTGGAAGGGGTCGGGACAGGCTGCCGACAGTGAAGTGTGGTTCGACATCGCCGAACGCGAAGGCGCGAGCGAATTCACCGGCTACACGTCGACCAGCGGCGAAGGCAATGTCGTCGCCATCGTCAAGGACGGTGCGGAGGTCCAGTCGGCGCAGGCCGGCGACGAAGTCGTCGTCCTCACCAACCAGACCCCCTTCTACGGGGAAAGCGGCGGCCAGACTGGCGACGCCGGAACGATCTCGAACAATGCGGGGCTGCGCGCTCGCGTAACGGATACCGGCAAGCCGCTCGGCCGCTTGCATGCCCACCATGTGACGGTCGAGGCGGGCGAGATTGCCGTGGGCAACACGATCCATCTCGAGGTCGACGTCGCCCGCCGCGACCGCATTCGTGCCAACCACTCCGCCACCCATCTCGTCCATGCGGCGCTGCGCAACCAGCTGGGCGGGCACGTGACGCAGAAGGGTTCGCTGGTGGCAGACGATCGCTTCCGCTTCGACTTCTCGCATCCCAAGCCGCTCTCGGCCGAGGATATCGCCGCGATCGAGGCCGAAGTGAATGCCGAGATCCGCGCCAACGAGCCTGTCGGCACCACATTGATGAGTCCCGACGAGGCGGTCGAGGCGGGTGCGCTGGCGCTGTTCGGCGAGAAATACGGCGACGAAGTCCGTGTGCTCTCGATGGGGCGCAAGGGCGGTGAAGGCCGCAATTATTCGGTCGAACTCTGCGGCGGCACGCATGTCAAGGCGACCGGCGATATCGGGGTGTTCCGGATTGTGTCCGAGGGCGCCGTGAGTTCGGGCGTGCGCCGCATTGAGGCGCTGACCGGAGAAGCAGCGCGCCGTTGGCTCGTCGAACGCGAGGAGGCGCTCAAGGAGGCAGCCGGTGCGATCCGCGCCACGCCAGAGGAAGTCCCCGGCCGGATTGCGGCCCTGCTCGACGAGCGCAAGCGTCTGGAAAAGGAACTCGCTGACGCCAAGAAGGCGCTCGCGCTTGGCGGGGGTGGGTCGAGCGATGCTCAGGCTGCTGCCGATGAGGAGATCGGCGGGGTCAAGTTCAGCGGGCAGGTGATCGAGGGACTCAATCCCAAGGAACTGCGCCCGCTGCTGGACGATGCGAAGAACCGCCTGGGTTCGGGGGTCGCGGCAATCTGCGCTGTCAACGAGGGCAAGGCAGCCTTTGCGGCGGCAGTGACTGATGATCTGACCGATCGTTTCAGCGCGGTCGACCTGGTTCGTGCCGGTGTGGAGGCGCTTGGCGGCAAGGGCGGCGGCGGTCGCCCCGATATGGCGCAGGGCGGCGGCCCTGACGGGAGCAAGGCGGCCGAGGCGATCGCGGCGGTAAAGGCGGTATTAAGCTCCTGA
- a CDS encoding bifunctional GNAT family N-acetyltransferase/carbon-nitrogen hydrolase family protein, with translation MIKDIRGIAALVRRAYTELPPYKQSEIRGQINNFPEGCFVALLDEEIVGYCASMQLPEPVVFAPHDWDEISGNGYGSRHDPTGDWLYGYEMCVDPQVRGVRIGRRLYEERRALAEDRDLAGIVFGGRMPGYDRARRRKNNSVESPQDYLDQVLEGKIQDPVLRFQLANGFEPVGILEKYLPEDKQSRGHAVKMVWRNPYVEHDQPVKKRLPRGVEAVRVATCQLQARQVKDYEEFLRAIEYFVDVASDYESDFIVFPELFTLMLLSFEEKELSPMEAIERLSEYTPRLKADISDMAMRYNINIIAGSHPTRMDDGDIHNVAYVCLRDGSVHEQEKIHPTPNERYWWNIKGGDKIDVIQTDCGPIGVQICYDSEFPELSRKLADEGARIIFVPFCTDSRQGYLRVRYCGQARAIENQCFVVLSGNVGNLPNVANMDIQYAQSCILTPCDFPFARDGVAAEASENVETLTISDINLADLSWARAEGTVRNLADRRFDLYRIEWDEEGDHPGKTRPRAEPLGPSTVGGG, from the coding sequence ATGATCAAGGACATTCGCGGCATCGCTGCGCTGGTGCGCCGCGCCTATACCGAGCTACCGCCATACAAGCAGAGCGAAATCCGCGGGCAAATCAATAACTTTCCCGAAGGTTGTTTCGTCGCGCTGCTCGATGAAGAGATCGTCGGCTATTGCGCCTCGATGCAATTGCCCGAACCGGTCGTGTTTGCGCCGCATGACTGGGACGAGATCTCTGGCAATGGCTATGGCAGCCGCCACGATCCGACCGGCGACTGGCTCTATGGCTACGAGATGTGCGTCGACCCGCAGGTGCGCGGCGTGCGGATCGGACGGCGCCTTTACGAGGAACGCCGCGCACTGGCCGAAGATCGCGATCTCGCCGGGATCGTGTTCGGTGGCCGGATGCCCGGATATGACCGTGCCCGGCGGCGCAAGAACAACAGCGTCGAAAGCCCGCAGGACTACCTCGATCAAGTGCTCGAAGGTAAGATCCAAGATCCGGTCCTGCGCTTCCAGCTAGCAAATGGGTTTGAGCCCGTTGGCATTCTCGAAAAGTACCTGCCCGAAGACAAGCAATCGCGCGGCCACGCGGTGAAGATGGTCTGGCGCAACCCCTATGTCGAACACGACCAGCCGGTGAAGAAGCGCCTCCCGCGCGGCGTCGAGGCCGTGCGCGTCGCGACTTGCCAATTGCAGGCCCGACAGGTGAAGGACTACGAGGAGTTCCTGCGCGCGATCGAGTATTTCGTCGATGTCGCATCGGATTACGAGAGCGACTTCATCGTTTTTCCCGAGCTCTTCACGCTGATGTTGCTCAGCTTCGAAGAGAAGGAACTGTCGCCGATGGAGGCGATCGAACGCCTCTCTGAATACACCCCGCGGCTGAAAGCCGACATCTCCGACATGGCGATGCGCTACAACATCAACATCATCGCCGGTTCTCACCCGACGCGAATGGACGACGGCGATATTCACAATGTCGCCTATGTCTGCCTGCGCGATGGCTCTGTTCACGAGCAGGAAAAGATCCACCCCACCCCCAACGAGCGCTACTGGTGGAACATCAAGGGCGGCGACAAGATCGACGTGATCCAGACCGATTGCGGCCCGATCGGAGTACAGATCTGTTACGACAGCGAATTCCCCGAATTGAGCCGCAAGCTGGCCGATGAGGGCGCGCGGATCATCTTTGTGCCGTTCTGCACCGACAGCCGCCAGGGTTACTTGCGCGTCCGGTATTGCGGGCAGGCACGGGCGATCGAGAACCAGTGCTTCGTGGTTCTGTCGGGCAATGTCGGCAACCTGCCCAATGTCGCCAACATGGATATCCAGTACGCCCAGAGTTGCATCCTCACGCCATGCGATTTCCCCTTCGCGCGCGACGGCGTCGCTGCCGAGGCCAGCGAGAATGTCGAAACGCTGACCATCAGCGATATCAATCTCGCCGACCTCAGCTGGGCCCGCGCCGAGGGCACCGTTCGCAATCTGGCGGACCGCCGGTTCGACCTATACCGAATCGAATGGGACGAAGAGGGCGACCACCCGGGCAAGACCCGACCGCGAGCCGAACCCCTCGGCCCCTCGACTGTTGGCGGAGGCTAA
- the recA gene encoding recombinase RecA: MSANLKLVEKENSVDRQKALEAALAQIDRAFGKGSAMKLGSKEAMNVESISTGSLGLDIALGIGGLPKGRVIEVYGPESSGKTTLALHVIAEAQKNGGTAAFVDAEHALDPVYAKALGVDIDELIVSQPDTGEQALEITDTLVRSNAVDVLVVDSVAALVPRAEIEGEMGDSHVGLQARLMSQSLRKLTGSINRSKCMVIFINQLRMKIGVMYGNPETTTGGNALKFYASVRLDIRRTGQIKDRDEIVGNATRVKVVKNKVAPPFKQVEFDIMYGEGISKIGEILDLGVKAGLVEKSGSWFSYDSIRIGQGRENAKTYLKENPEVCDKLEAAIRGRTDKVAEEMMTGPDASPED, encoded by the coding sequence ATGTCCGCGAATCTCAAGCTGGTAGAAAAGGAAAACTCCGTGGATCGTCAGAAGGCGCTCGAGGCTGCGCTTGCACAGATCGACCGTGCGTTCGGCAAGGGTTCGGCCATGAAGCTGGGCTCGAAGGAAGCGATGAATGTCGAATCGATTTCGACCGGATCGCTCGGGCTGGACATTGCACTGGGTATCGGCGGCCTGCCCAAGGGCCGCGTTATCGAAGTTTATGGACCTGAAAGCTCGGGCAAGACGACACTGGCGCTGCACGTCATTGCGGAAGCGCAGAAGAATGGCGGCACCGCTGCCTTCGTCGATGCCGAACACGCGCTCGACCCCGTCTACGCCAAAGCGCTCGGCGTCGATATCGACGAACTGATCGTCTCGCAGCCCGACACGGGCGAGCAGGCTCTTGAAATTACCGACACGCTGGTCCGCTCCAATGCGGTCGACGTGTTGGTGGTCGACTCGGTGGCGGCGCTTGTCCCCCGCGCCGAAATTGAAGGCGAGATGGGTGATTCCCATGTCGGCCTCCAGGCGCGCCTTATGTCCCAGTCGCTGCGCAAACTTACCGGGTCGATCAACCGTTCGAAGTGCATGGTGATTTTCATCAACCAGCTGCGCATGAAGATCGGCGTTATGTACGGCAATCCCGAGACTACGACCGGCGGCAACGCGCTCAAGTTCTATGCCTCGGTTCGCCTCGACATCCGCCGCACCGGCCAGATCAAGGATCGCGACGAGATCGTCGGCAATGCGACCCGGGTGAAGGTGGTCAAGAACAAGGTTGCCCCTCCGTTCAAGCAGGTCGAGTTCGACATCATGTACGGCGAGGGTATTTCGAAGATCGGCGAGATCCTCGACCTCGGCGTCAAGGCGGGGCTGGTCGAGAAGTCCGGTAGCTGGTTCTCCTATGACAGCATTCGCATCGGTCAGGGCCGTGAGAATGCGAAGACCTATCTCAAGGAGAACCCTGAAGTTTGCGACAAGTTGGAAGCCGCCATCCGCGGCCGCACCGACAAGGTCGCCGAGGAGATGATGACGGGTCCGGACGCGAGCCCCGAAGACTGA
- a CDS encoding cation:proton antiporter, with amino-acid sequence MAGEIAPSPMLSDALVILGAAGIVIPVFTRFRITPVIGFILIGIAVGPYGLGKLVFEYPWLAHITISDPDGLEPFAEFGIILLLFTIGLELSFNRLWQMRRLVFGLGALELIIIGIALAAVLSMMGQYWTGALALGFALAFSSTAIVLPISGTQSPVGRAALSMLLFEDIMIVPIVFVLGAMAPYAQSEGWEGLVDTLWQGGLVVVALLVLGRIALPRLFAQAARTKSPELFLAASLLVVIGASLATAATGLSPIVGALIAGLLIAETEYHGEVEGIMEPFKGLALGIFLITVGMSIDLMTVWANLGMILGAVVLVLVFKASVTGLLLRLMGARRSTAAETGVLMASPSETTLIVLAAASSAMLIQPGTAQFWQIVTAIGLTITPLLARLGRVIARRVEPVPELPEDDGTEPRTIIIGAGRVGRLVADMHKAHNRPYVAIDFDADMIAKAKRLGYRATFGDAARGDALTRLGIESAPAVVLTMDEPVLAQRLVSKLRKEHPELLIVARARDTNHAAELYRAGASHAVPETLESSLQLSEAVLVDIGVAMGPVIASIHEKRDEFREQLEREGHLDYRPKLRTSNVEA; translated from the coding sequence GTGGCTGGCGAAATAGCACCCTCCCCCATGCTTTCCGACGCGCTGGTGATTCTCGGCGCTGCCGGCATCGTCATACCTGTCTTTACCCGGTTCCGGATCACGCCCGTCATCGGCTTCATCCTGATCGGGATCGCTGTCGGACCGTATGGGTTGGGCAAGCTGGTCTTTGAATATCCCTGGCTGGCGCACATAACGATATCCGATCCGGACGGCCTGGAGCCATTCGCCGAGTTCGGGATAATCCTGCTGCTGTTCACCATCGGACTGGAGCTGAGCTTCAATCGATTATGGCAGATGCGACGACTGGTTTTCGGTCTCGGGGCACTGGAACTGATCATCATCGGCATCGCCCTTGCCGCTGTACTTTCGATGATGGGTCAATACTGGACCGGCGCGCTCGCGCTGGGGTTCGCCCTCGCGTTCTCGTCGACAGCTATCGTGCTGCCGATCTCGGGAACGCAATCGCCCGTCGGACGTGCGGCCCTGTCGATGCTGCTGTTCGAAGACATCATGATCGTCCCGATCGTGTTCGTCCTCGGTGCAATGGCGCCCTATGCGCAATCCGAGGGGTGGGAAGGCCTGGTCGACACGCTGTGGCAAGGCGGGCTGGTAGTCGTCGCCCTGTTGGTCCTGGGCCGCATCGCCCTGCCCCGGCTGTTCGCTCAGGCCGCACGCACGAAGAGCCCTGAATTGTTCCTCGCCGCGTCGCTGTTGGTCGTGATCGGGGCGAGTCTTGCGACCGCTGCCACCGGACTGTCGCCCATCGTCGGTGCGTTGATCGCCGGCCTGCTGATCGCCGAGACCGAATACCACGGCGAAGTCGAAGGCATCATGGAACCGTTCAAAGGATTGGCGTTGGGGATCTTCCTGATCACGGTCGGCATGAGCATCGACCTGATGACCGTCTGGGCCAATCTGGGGATGATCCTTGGCGCCGTTGTGCTGGTGCTGGTATTCAAGGCCAGCGTAACCGGACTGCTGCTGCGACTGATGGGCGCACGGCGCTCGACGGCCGCGGAGACCGGTGTGCTCATGGCCAGCCCGAGCGAGACTACCTTGATCGTTCTCGCGGCCGCGAGTTCGGCAATGCTTATCCAGCCTGGAACAGCGCAGTTCTGGCAGATCGTCACCGCTATCGGGCTAACGATCACTCCCCTCCTCGCTCGTCTCGGCCGCGTCATTGCTCGCCGCGTCGAACCTGTGCCCGAGCTACCGGAGGACGACGGTACCGAGCCCCGCACCATCATTATCGGTGCAGGCCGTGTCGGTCGACTGGTTGCGGACATGCACAAGGCCCACAATCGACCCTATGTCGCGATCGATTTCGATGCCGACATGATCGCGAAGGCCAAGCGGCTCGGGTATCGAGCGACCTTTGGGGATGCGGCCCGGGGCGACGCGCTCACCCGCCTGGGAATCGAAAGCGCCCCGGCAGTCGTCCTGACGATGGATGAGCCGGTGCTCGCACAACGACTCGTATCCAAATTACGCAAGGAACATCCGGAACTGCTGATCGTGGCCCGCGCCCGCGACACCAATCACGCGGCCGAGCTATATCGTGCAGGCGCCAGCCATGCAGTGCCCGAAACGCTCGAAAGCTCGCTCCAGCTTTCGGAAGCCGTGCTGGTCGATATCGGCGTTGCGATGGGACCGGTGATCGCTTCTATCCACGAGAAGCGCGACGAATTCCGAGAGCAGCTCGAGCGCGAGGGGCACCTCGACTATCGACCGAAGCTCCGCACCAGCAACGTCGAGGCGTAA
- a CDS encoding hybrid sensor histidine kinase/response regulator, which yields MQGDRPAVLLGGLAVAMLVTAVALLGISGSWLVALAYLFGLVLLVGGFAMVEMLRQSVEVDVVAAPDWSVTVAAIEQPGEAIAITDRANRLACANGTFVEWFGAQSAPPNLPLEQAELEALVRLAREAWREGSAVAHGLGETESFEPRWSISAERAGRGEDHLVWRIRPMEREVGEVRAEIDVTGPLGRMLSRSGIEAVVTSPDGVIKSVSTGFAERAAGDAEATLAGQDFVGFLRSDERDRIFFAREGRGGTPQTLIHVPLDAPEHRNAKGPDQGQSLMLLVDSGVGIGSSWDGSSQAGVAQLEALLSRLPLGLAMTDRDGRFLFGNDAFLRSIDREERGLPAFPTDLVVREDKGPLSDAVRRHGRGPATSGDMAIRLVSSPEEPVSLGLAGVRGLGEAAVLLSLADSSEETQLKRQVAQATKMQAVGQLAGGVAHDFNNVLTAIIGTCDLMLLRHTPGDSDYDDIQQIRANSNRAASLTRQLLAFSRQQTLRPEILQLPDVVSEVSPLITRLIGNKIDYYVQHDRDLGPVRADPQQLEQVIMNLAVNARDAIQSRGNGAGRISLLTRRINSSQVQQMGSEILPADDYTVLIVQDNGGGIPPEALPKLFEPFFTTKEQGKGTGLGLSTVYGIVKQSGGFIFADNVKNSSGDPVGARFTIYLPVHKGEIPLRQQPAPEPEQSSEWSGGGRLLLVEDEDMVRAVAERALTRAGYEVVACADGEEGLAQVEKGESFDLVVSDVVMPGMDGPAMARGIRKLKPQLPVLFMSGYAEEQLRKDIDIPNMHFMPKPFSVQEISDKVAMVMRRSGKK from the coding sequence ATGCAGGGCGATCGCCCTGCGGTGCTGTTGGGCGGACTCGCCGTCGCCATGCTTGTGACGGCAGTTGCGCTGCTCGGTATCTCAGGGTCGTGGTTGGTGGCTCTCGCCTATCTTTTCGGCCTCGTTCTGTTGGTGGGCGGGTTCGCGATGGTGGAGATGTTGCGCCAGTCGGTCGAGGTCGACGTCGTCGCGGCACCCGACTGGTCAGTGACCGTGGCAGCGATCGAGCAGCCCGGCGAAGCGATCGCGATTACTGACCGGGCCAATCGGCTGGCCTGCGCCAACGGCACGTTCGTCGAATGGTTCGGGGCGCAAAGCGCGCCCCCGAACCTGCCGCTGGAACAGGCTGAACTCGAAGCGCTTGTACGACTTGCTCGCGAAGCCTGGCGCGAAGGATCGGCAGTGGCGCACGGGCTCGGCGAAACCGAGAGTTTCGAGCCGCGCTGGTCGATCAGTGCCGAGCGAGCAGGGCGGGGCGAAGATCATCTCGTGTGGCGAATCCGGCCGATGGAGCGTGAAGTTGGCGAGGTCCGGGCGGAAATCGACGTAACCGGTCCGCTCGGCCGCATGCTGTCACGCTCCGGGATCGAGGCTGTGGTTACTTCGCCCGACGGCGTCATCAAGAGCGTGAGCACGGGATTTGCCGAGCGTGCAGCGGGTGATGCCGAGGCTACACTGGCCGGGCAGGACTTTGTCGGCTTCCTGCGCAGCGATGAGCGCGATCGGATTTTTTTCGCTCGCGAGGGGCGGGGCGGAACACCGCAGACGCTGATCCACGTCCCTCTCGACGCGCCCGAGCATCGTAATGCCAAGGGCCCTGACCAGGGCCAGTCGCTTATGCTTCTGGTCGATAGCGGGGTGGGTATCGGCAGCAGCTGGGACGGGTCGTCACAGGCCGGTGTTGCCCAGCTGGAGGCGCTTCTTTCTCGTCTGCCCCTCGGCCTTGCGATGACCGATCGCGATGGGCGGTTCCTGTTCGGCAATGACGCTTTCCTGCGTTCCATCGATCGTGAAGAGCGTGGCCTCCCGGCATTTCCGACCGACCTCGTCGTGCGGGAGGACAAGGGGCCGTTGTCCGATGCGGTCAGGCGCCACGGTCGCGGACCTGCGACAAGTGGGGACATGGCCATTCGCCTCGTGTCGAGCCCTGAGGAACCGGTGTCGCTCGGCCTGGCAGGGGTTCGTGGGTTAGGTGAAGCGGCAGTGCTCTTGAGCCTTGCCGACTCCAGCGAGGAAACCCAGCTCAAGCGGCAGGTCGCGCAGGCGACCAAGATGCAGGCTGTCGGCCAACTCGCTGGCGGCGTCGCGCATGACTTCAACAATGTCCTGACCGCGATCATCGGGACCTGCGATCTCATGCTGCTGCGCCATACGCCGGGCGACAGCGACTATGACGATATCCAGCAGATCCGCGCCAACTCAAACCGGGCCGCGTCGCTGACGCGACAGTTGCTGGCCTTCTCGCGCCAGCAGACCCTGCGACCGGAGATCCTCCAATTGCCCGATGTGGTAAGCGAGGTAAGCCCGCTGATCACGCGGCTGATCGGCAACAAGATCGACTATTACGTCCAGCACGATCGCGATCTTGGGCCGGTCAGGGCGGACCCGCAACAACTCGAGCAGGTCATCATGAACCTCGCCGTCAACGCCCGCGATGCAATCCAGTCGCGCGGGAACGGTGCGGGGCGGATTTCACTGCTGACACGGCGAATCAACTCGAGCCAGGTCCAGCAAATGGGTTCCGAGATCCTTCCTGCTGACGATTACACCGTCCTGATTGTGCAGGATAACGGTGGCGGCATCCCGCCTGAGGCATTGCCGAAGCTGTTCGAGCCGTTCTTCACTACCAAAGAGCAAGGCAAGGGCACCGGCCTCGGCCTTTCGACAGTCTACGGGATCGTCAAGCAGTCGGGCGGCTTCATCTTCGCCGATAATGTGAAGAACAGCAGCGGCGACCCCGTCGGCGCGCGCTTCACGATCTATCTCCCCGTCCACAAGGGCGAGATACCCTTGCGCCAGCAACCTGCGCCAGAGCCCGAGCAATCGAGCGAGTGGTCGGGCGGTGGCAGGCTGCTCTTGGTCGAAGATGAGGATATGGTCCGCGCCGTGGCCGAACGCGCCCTGACTCGCGCAGGATACGAGGTGGTCGCTTGCGCCGATGGCGAAGAGGGTCTGGCGCAGGTCGAGAAGGGCGAAAGCTTCGACCTCGTGGTCAGCGACGTGGTGATGCCGGGTATGGATGGCCCCGCGATGGCGCGCGGTATTCGCAAGCTCAAGCCGCAGCTGCCGGTGCTGTTCATGTCAGGCTATGCCGAGGAGCAGCTGCGCAAGGATATTGATATCCCCAACATGCATTTCATGCCCAAGCCGTTCAGCGTTCAGGAGATCAGCGACAAGGTCGCCATGGTCATGCGCAGGTCGGGGAAGAAATAG